The window GAACAGTTCGCCGGGGATAACGTTGTTGCTGCCGGTGCCCGCCTGGATATTGGCGATTTGCATACTGGTGGCCGGGAAAAATGCATTCCCCTGATCCCACTCAATGCCTACCAGCTCGTTAAGCATCGGCGCTGCGCGATGCACCGGGTTATCCGCCAGATGCGGATAGGCGACATGCCCCTGCACACCGTGAATCGTCAGGTTGCAGGTCAGCGAACCGCGGCGGCCATTTTTCACTACGTCGCCGACCACTTCGGTGCTCGACGGTTCGCCCACCAGGCAGTAGTCCAGACGCTCATTGCGCGCCATCAACGCTTCAACCACCTTCACGGTGCCGTCTTTCGCGCTGGCCTCTTCATCCGAAGTAATCAGGAAGGCCAGCCGCCCTTTATGGTCGGGATGCTGCGCAACAAAGCGTTCCGCCGCCACCACCATCGCCGCCAGCGAGCCTTTCATATCGGCTGCGCCGCGTCCAAACAGCATTCCGTCGCGGATTGTCGGTTCGAAAGGCGGATTAATCCAGCGATCGGCATCGCCTGCCGGCACCACGTCGGTATGACCGGCGAAGGCTAACGTTTCGCCTTGTCCGCGCCATGCCCAAAAATTCTGCGTATCGGCAAAATCCATGCGCTCAACGGTAAAACCGATGGCGCGCAGGCGTTCAATCATTAATGCCTGACATCCCGCATCGTCCGGGCTCAGGGAAGGGCGGCGAATAAGCTGCTGTGTCAGCTCAATAACCGGGCACGACATAGACTACACCTCGTCAAAAAACTGCTGATAACTGGATTCACTAAAACCCAGCAGCATAGGCTTACCGGGCGCGCAGAGCAATGGGCGTTTGATCATCGCGGGCATTTCCACCATTAAGGCGGCGGCAGAAGCGGCGTCGGTAACGGAACTGCGCGTGGCCTCGTCCAGCTTGCGCCAGGTGGTGCCGCGGGTATTGAGCAGCGCCTCCCAGCCCAGCTCGTTGATAAACGTGTTAAGTAACGCGTTATCAAGGCCATCCACGCGATAGTCATGAAAGCGATACTCAATATTTTGTGCTTCAAGCCAGCGCCGGGCTTTTTTAATGGTATCGCAATTCTTAATGCCGTAAAGGGTAATCATGTGAATCCTTATTAACTTAAAATGATTTTTTAATCATACACGCGTCGGTAGTGGATAATACATTTTGTCATTTAAGCGTGAACGGAAAATATAACATTGTTGAAGAAATGTGAATAATAATTCCTGCATGTTCCTGTAACTGTTTTTTAAATTCCCTTCAGCGTCTCGCTGTCCGCATCCGGCTGTTTCCTAAGTCAAATCTGGCGGAGAGGGGATGACGAATGATTGTTTCAAAATATTGCTGTAAGTCACATAAAATTTATGAGCCACGCGCCATTATAATCACATCAACCCCGGAACGCCGGCGGAGGTGTAATCACAGTAATTGGCTAATTTATCTTCACCTGAAGAGTGTGTTTTTGTAGAATACCCATAATAAGAAGCAGAGGTAGTTATGATTGAACGTGAACTGGGGAACTGGAAAGACTTTATCGAAGTGATGCTTCGTAAATAAATTTCTGGAAAGGCATCCAAATAACAGACCATACCGTGCGAGACTCATCGCACAGAAAAGGCGACCCATTGGCAGGCCGCCTTTTTTATTGCTTATTCCGGACGCGGCTTCAGCGGGAAGCGCCGCCGCACCAGGACAAAGAACAGCGGGACAAAGTAAATCGCCAGGATCGTCGCCGAGATCATTCCGCCCATCACGCCTGTGCCTACGGCGTGCTGGCTGCCGGAACCCGCGCCGTTGCTGATAGCCATCGGCAGCACCCCGAAGATAAAGGCCAGCGACGTCATCAGGATCGGGCGTAAACGCTGGCGGCAGGCGTGCAGGGTGGCATCCAGCAGATCGTGTCCTTTCTCGTTCATCTCGTTGGCGAACTCGACGATAAGAATGGCGTTTTTCGCCGAGAGGCCAATCACCGTCAATAGCCCCACCTGGAAATAGACGTCGTTTTCAAGCCCTCGCATCCAGGTAGCGAGCAGAGCGCCGATCACCCCTAACGGCACCACCAGCATGACCGAGAAGGGCACCGACCAGCTTTCGTACAGCGCCGCCAGACAGAGGAACACCACCAGCAGCGAAATCGCATACAGAGCAGGGGCCTGCGCGCCGGAGAGCCGCTCCTGATAAGACATAGCGGTCCACTCTAGGCCAAATCCGGTCGGTAGCTGGCGCACCAGCGACTCCATGACGTCCATTGCCGTACCGGTACTGACCCCCGGCGCGGCTTCGCCGACAATTTCGACGGCGGAATAGCCGTTATAGCGCTCCAGGCGCGGCGAGCCGGTTTCCCAGCGTGAGGTGGCAAAGGCCGAGAACGGCACCATTCCGCCGCTGTTATTGCGCACATACCACTGGTTAATGTCGTCCGGCAGCATCCGGTATTTCGCCGCCGCCTGGACGTACACTTTCTTCACCCGTCCGCGGTCCATAAAGTCGTTGACGTAGCTTGAGCCCCAGGCCGTCTGCAACGTGTCGTTGATATCATCAATCGACACTCCCAGTGCCTGGGCTTTGCGCTGATCGATATCAATCTGCAACTGCGGACTGTCGTCCAGCCCATTGTGGCGTACGCGGGTCAGCGAACTGTCTTTTGCCGCAAGCCGCAGCAGCTGGTCGCGCGCGGCCATCAGCGCATCGTGTCCGGCTCCGGCGTGATCCTGAAGCTCCATATCGAACCCCGCCGAGCTGCCCAGTCCGCTAATGGCGGGCGGACTGCTGGCGAACACGCGCGCCTCTTTGATGCGGTTAAACGCCTTCGTCGCCCGTTCGATAATGGCGAACGAGGTGCCGGTTTTCGCATCGCGTTCATCCCAGTCTTTTAAGCGGACGAACATGCGCGCCACGTTTTGCCCGTTGCCCCCTGGCCCGGAGCCCACCGTCGCAAATACCGACTGAATATTCTCTTTCTCATGGGTGAAGTAATACTTCTCGACCTCCTGTACCACCTTCAGCGTTTGCTGCTGGGTGGAGCCGCTGGGCAGCTGCACCGAGGTGATAAACATGCCGCGATCTTCCAGCGGCAGGAAAGAGGTAGGCAGACGCAGGAACAGAATGACCATCGCGCCGAGCAGCAGCACGTAAATCATGATCCAGCGCAGGCTGCGGTGAAGGATTTTCGCCACGCCTTTTTCGTAGCGCTCGGCGTTACGGTTAAAGGTGCGGTTAAACCAGCCGAAGAAGCCGCTCTGCCCATGATGTTCGCCTTTGCGCAGCGGTTTCAGCAGGGTGGCGCACAGGGCAGGAGTGAGGATCATCGCCACCAATACCGACAGTACCATCGCCGCGACAATGGTGATGGAGAACTGGCGGTAGATGGCCCCGGTCGTGCCGCCAAAGAAGGCCATCGGCACGAAGACTGCCGAGAGCACCATCGCGATACCGACCAGCGCCCCCTAGATTTGCCCCATTGATTTACGCGTCGCTTCACGTGGCGACAGCCCTTCCTCGCTCATGATGCGTTCGACGTTTTCGACCACCACGATGGCGTCATCCACCAGCAGGCCGATAGCCAGCACCATCGCGAACATCGTCAGAGTATTAATGCTGTAGCCAAAGGCGTAGAGCACCGAAAAGGTACCCAGCAGCACTACCGGTACGGCGATAGTGGGAATGAGCGTGGCGCGGAAGTTTTGCAGGAACAGATACATCACGAGGAACACCAGCGCGATGGCCTCCAGCAGCGTTTTCACCACGTCTTCAATCGACGCTTTGACGAAGGAGGTGGTTTCATACGCCACCTTATATTCCAGACCGTGCGGGAAGTATTGCGCCAGTTCGTCCAGGCGCGCGAGCACCTGCGTCGCGGTTGCCATTTCGTTAGCGCCCGAGGCCAGTTTTACTCCCAGCCCGGAGGCCGCATGGCCGTTGAAGCGGCTGAGATAGTCATATTTTTCCGCCCCCATCTCGACGGTGGCGACATCGCCCAGTCTGACCTCCGAGCCGTCCTGATTGACCCGCAGAGTAATGGCGCGGAACTGTTCGGGGGTCTGTAGCAGCGACTGGGCGTTGATGGTGGCGTTCAGCGCCTGGGTATCGACAGAAGGCGTTCCGCCAAGCTGGCCTACCGCAATCTGCGCGTTCTGCGACTCAATGGCGTCGGTGACATCCTTCGCGGTCAGCTGAAAGCTGTTGAGCTTCGCCGGGTCAAGCCAGATGCGCATGGAGTAGGGGGAACCGTAGGCGTCGATATCGCCGACGCCGTTTACCCGGCTGAGCGGATCCTGAATATTACTGGCGACATAGTCGGCGATATCCTGCTTATCCATCGACCCGTCGGTGGAGACGAAGGCGATGGTCAGAATGTTGGTGTCGCCGGTTTTGCGTACGGTAACGCCCTGATTCTGCACCGCCTGCGGCAGTTTACGCATCGCCGACTGTAGCTGGTTTTGCACCTGCTGTACCGCTTCGTCCGGATCGGTACCGGCCTCAAAACTCAGCGTGACCGAAGCCTGGCCGGTTCCACTGCTTTGCGACGACATATACATCAGGTTATCAAGACCGGTCATATTCTGCTCGATTACCTGGGTGACGGTATTTTCCAGCGTCTGCGCGGAGGCGCCGGGATAGTTGGCGGTGATGCGCACGTTTGGCGGCGCCAGATCGGGATATTGCTCAACGGGCAAAGAAAAAATCGCCAGGGTTCCCGTCAGACATAACAGGATAGCCAGCACCCAGGCAAAAATGGGGCGATCGATAAAGAAATTCGCCATCAGAAAGAGGACCTCATGTTTCTTAATATCTTTACGGGTATGACAGTGCTTCACTGTAGCGGGAAGCGTCGAAACAAACGTGGAGAAAAAAAGGAGATAATGTAAATTATCATGCCTGTTATTACAGCGTCTCTCCGCGTTTCGTACACGTATGTCGGGTTTTTACGACTGGCTAGGTCAGACGCTCCGCGCTTTCCTGCCCGTCCATTGAGCGAAAGCTAATGCTCACTAACGTGCCGCCGTCGGAAGGCTGGGAAAAACTTAGCGTACCGCCAAGCCGCTCCGCGCGTTCGCGCATAATATTCAGTCCATAATGCCCCGCGGGTTCATTGGGTTCGCCGATGCCCACGCCGTTATCGCGAATATACACCGTGTGGTTGCCATCGGGCGCCGTCACGCAGCTGACGGCAATCTCGCTGGCGTTAGCGTGTTTCATCGCATTGAGCACCGCTTCACGGATGATCTGCAACAAATGCACCTGCATTTGCGCGTCCAGCGCCAGCGTCGGCAGGCGGCACTCCAGAGTGAGTTTAGCGGAGGTTTGTCCTTGCAGCGTTTCCAGCATCTCATGCAGCGCGGAGGGCAGGTCGGCCTGTTGCAGGGTCAGGCGGAAGGTGGTCAGCAGTTCGCGCAGCTGACGGTAGGCGTCATTCAATGCCCGGGAGAAATCGTCCATAATGGACTGCGCAGGAGCGTTATCTTCCGGAATCGAGCGCTTAAGCAGCGCCAGCTGAATGCGCAGGTAAGAGAGCACCTGGGCCAGCGAATCGTGCAGTTCGCGGGCGATCGTGGCGCGTTCTTCCATCAGCAACAGCTGCTGGAAATGCTTCTGCGCCTGATTAAAATAGAGGCCGCGTCCGAGCATTGACGAAACGCTGTTTAACAGCGGCGTGGCGCTGGCGACGTGCCGACTCTGCCAGTGCAGTTCGCCATAGACGGTGTCCTGCATCGTTACCGGCAGGATTTGCATCGGCAGATCGACCTGTTTTTCCCCTTCGCTGATGCGCCAGTTTTCACCGACGGTCAGCTCAAGAAATTGCGCCGCTTCGTGTTCGCGGACAATTTGCAGGATATGGCGGAAGCAGTGCACGTCAATCTGGCTGGTGTTCAGCGCCTGGGAACACTGGTAGAGCACCTCAAGGCGACGTCGGGATTCGTTCAAATCCCGCGTTTTTTCTTCGACGCTGGCTTCAAGCGAGCGATACAGCTTATGCAGTTCGCCGGACATCCGGTTAAAGGTCTTCGCCAGCAGCCCCAGCTCATTCGGCAGATGGGTTTCCAGCGCCGGGGAGTCA is drawn from Citrobacter rodentium NBRC 105723 = DSM 16636 and contains these coding sequences:
- the dapE gene encoding succinyl-diaminopimelate desuccinylase: MSCPVIELTQQLIRRPSLSPDDAGCQALMIERLRAIGFTVERMDFADTQNFWAWRGQGETLAFAGHTDVVPAGDADRWINPPFEPTIRDGMLFGRGAADMKGSLAAMVVAAERFVAQHPDHKGRLAFLITSDEEASAKDGTVKVVEALMARNERLDYCLVGEPSSTEVVGDVVKNGRRGSLTCNLTIHGVQGHVAYPHLADNPVHRAAPMLNELVGIEWDQGNAFFPATSMQIANIQAGTGSNNVIPGELFVQFNFRFSTELTDEIIKQRVHALLEKHQLRYTVEWWLSGQPFLTARGKLVDAVVNAIEHYNEIKPQLLTTGGTSDGRFIARMGAQVVELGPVNATIHKINECVNAADLQLLARMYQRIMEQLVA
- a CDS encoding ArsC family reductase, with product MITLYGIKNCDTIKKARRWLEAQNIEYRFHDYRVDGLDNALLNTFINELGWEALLNTRGTTWRKLDEATRSSVTDAASAAALMVEMPAMIKRPLLCAPGKPMLLGFSESSYQQFFDEV
- the ypfM gene encoding protein YpfM — protein: MIERELGNWKDFIEVMLRK
- the narQ gene encoding nitrate/nitrite two-component system sensor histidine kinase NarQ, which produces MIVKRPVSASLARAFFYIVLLSILSTGAALLTLASSLRDAEAINVAGSLRMQSYRLGYDLQSRSPQLNAHRHLFQQALNSPALSKLNAWYVPQTVKNRYAHLHANWLEMNKRLVAGDLQWYQTNINAYVDKIDLFVLALQHYAERKVMLVVGTSLAGGIGIFTLVFFTLRRIRQQVVRPLNQLVMASQRMEHGQFDSPALETHLPNELGLLAKTFNRMSGELHKLYRSLEASVEEKTRDLNESRRRLEVLYQCSQALNTSQIDVHCFRHILQIVREHEAAQFLELTVGENWRISEGEKQVDLPMQILPVTMQDTVYGELHWQSRHVASATPLLNSVSSMLGRGLYFNQAQKHFQQLLLMEERATIARELHDSLAQVLSYLRIQLALLKRSIPEDNAPAQSIMDDFSRALNDAYRQLRELLTTFRLTLQQADLPSALHEMLETLQGQTSAKLTLECRLPTLALDAQMQVHLLQIIREAVLNAMKHANASEIAVSCVTAPDGNHTVYIRDNGVGIGEPNEPAGHYGLNIMRERAERLGGTLSFSQPSDGGTLVSISFRSMDGQESAERLT